Proteins found in one Candidatus Methylarchaceae archaeon HK02M2 genomic segment:
- a CDS encoding CPBP family glutamic-type intramembrane protease, giving the protein MTEIHSSYNNLKSVLTLTYLIMVFLLIGLMIFSFPLGLYILFFTDLGRSSTNDVKTLFMLFWLIYLFVFVNAMIGPRQKLHRIPRISLNDGLKTIFDNTLSTIAVTFSALLLVIIFISLLQESAGIPTGSLPETNPILDFLSDSVAPIIEEIIFRIFTLGTATITILIVRGAYFNFIKALWNPAEYIRELRNLDKKILYLVVMISGLLFGFAHIALGGGWEIGKVTTTSLVGIILGLIYLYHGFPGAVLLHWSFNYFTGSFYYFGKIVGESSLLYLADWFMMIIGPASLLFILIYTLLKIKKIYSTKEDSM; this is encoded by the coding sequence TTGACAGAAATCCATTCTAGCTACAACAATCTAAAATCTGTACTTACACTAACTTACTTGATAATGGTTTTTTTGTTGATAGGTCTTATGATATTTTCTTTCCCTTTGGGATTATACATATTATTCTTCACAGATTTGGGTAGAAGTTCAACCAATGATGTAAAAACTCTCTTCATGCTTTTTTGGCTCATCTACTTATTTGTCTTCGTTAATGCTATGATTGGCCCCCGTCAAAAATTGCATAGAATTCCTAGGATTTCTTTGAATGATGGGTTGAAAACAATCTTCGATAACACTTTATCAACAATTGCTGTAACTTTCTCGGCCCTTTTGTTGGTGATAATCTTTATTTCGCTATTACAGGAAAGTGCAGGTATCCCGACAGGCTCTCTCCCTGAAACGAATCCAATATTGGATTTTTTATCTGACTCTGTAGCCCCGATAATTGAGGAGATAATATTCCGAATATTCACATTAGGGACAGCGACAATTACTATATTGATCGTAAGGGGTGCTTACTTCAATTTCATTAAGGCCTTATGGAATCCAGCAGAATATATACGTGAACTAAGAAATTTAGATAAAAAGATTCTCTATTTAGTAGTAATGATAAGCGGACTCTTATTCGGCTTTGCCCATATCGCGCTTGGGGGTGGGTGGGAGATTGGTAAGGTAACCACAACTTCCCTTGTTGGGATTATTTTAGGCTTGATCTACCTCTACCACGGTTTTCCTGGCGCAGTTCTTCTCCATTGGTCGTTCAACTATTTCACTGGCTCATTCTACTACTTTGGGAAGATTGTTGGAGAAAGTAGTCTTCTTTATTTAGCCGATTGGTTTATGATGATCATAGGGCCTGCCTCTCTTTTATTCATTTTAATCTATACACTTCTAAAGATAAAGAAGATTTATAGTACAAAAGAAGATAGTATGTAA